The Garra rufa chromosome 23, GarRuf1.0, whole genome shotgun sequence genome includes a region encoding these proteins:
- the kmt5aa gene encoding N-lysine methyltransferase KMT5A-A, which yields MLITNGIENGMMVRYIEGKGRGVFATQKFQKGQYVVEYYGDLLQITDAKKREALYAQDPTTGCYMYYFQYLSKTYCVDATKESDRLGRLINHSKNGNCQTKLHDINGIPHLILVASRDIQEGEELLYDYGDRSKASIEAHPWLKH from the exons ATGCTGATTACAAATGGGATTGAGAATGGAATGATG GTCAGATACATTGAAGGAAAGGGCAGGGGAGTTTTCGCCACCCAGAAGTTCCAGAAAGGCCAGTATGTAGTGGAGTATTATGGAGACCTGCTGCAGATAACGGACGCCAAGAAAAGGGAGGCTTTATACGCACAAGATCCAACCACTGGCTGCTACATGTATTACTTCCAGTATCTCAGCAAAACATACTG TGTGGACGCTACGAAAGAGTCTGATCGATTGGGAAGACTCATCAACCACAGTAAAAACGGCAACTGTCAAACCAAACTCCATGATATTAATGGAATACCTCACCTTATCCTCGTGGCCTCCAGAGACATCCAGGAAGGAGAAGAACTTCTTTACGACTACGGCGACCGCAGTAAAGCTTCGATAGAAGCCCACCCATGGCTAAAGCATTAA
- the snrnp35 gene encoding U11/U12 small nuclear ribonucleoprotein 35 kDa protein codes for MSEWSPVAKVYDPLKAGSIDGTDVEPHDKAVWRAMVARYQPNKGVTGDPHLTLFVARLNPETSEDKLQEVFSKFGDIRRVRLVRDIVTGFSKRYAFIEYKEERSVKRAWRDASKLVVDQYELFVDFEQERALQGWIPRRLGGGQGGKKESGQLRFGGRDRPFRKPINLTSMMPQNRSVDRWDASSGREERQRDQEQDREHGRWRERKSDWDRGNDRGYYKEKRDSKYRREQSRERDSNRKEDRRHRDSYRDRE; via the coding sequence ATGAGCGAGTGGAGTCCCGTGGCGAAGGTCTACGACCCTCTCAAAGCGGGCAGCATCGATGGCACAGATGTGGAGCCCCACGACAAAGCCGTCTGGAGGGCAATGGTGGCCCGCTACCAGCCTAACAAAGGTGTGACAGGTGACCCTCACCTGACGTTATTCGTGGCGCGCCTGAATCCAGAGACGTCTGAGGACAAGCTCCAGGAAGTCTTCTCCAAGTTCGGCGACATCCGCAGGGTACGTCTGGTGCGGGACATCGTGACGGGTTTCTCCAAGCGCTACGCTTTCATCGAGTACAAGGAGGAGCGTTCGGTGAAGAGAGCCTGGAGAGACGCCAGCAAGCTGGTGGTGGACCAGTACGAACTCTTCGTGGACTTTGAACAAGAGCGGGCGCTCCAAGGCTGGATTCCACGGCGGCTCGGAGGAGGCCAGGGAGGCAAAAAGGAATCTGGTCAGTTGAGGTTTGGAGGCAGGGATAGACCCTTCAGGAAGCCCATCAATCTGACATCCATGATGCCCCAGAACAGATCAGTGGATAGATGGGATGCATCAAGTGGGAGGGAGGAAAGGCAAAGAGACCAAGAACAAGATAGGGAACACGGACGATGGCGGGAGAGGAAAAGCGACTGGGATCGAGGGAATGATAGAGGATACTACAAAGAGAAAAGAGACTCGAAATACCGCCGGGAGCAAAGCCGAGAAAGAGACTCCAACAGGAAGGAAGATAGACGACACAGAGACTCTTACAGAGATCGAGAATGA